In the Sulfolobales archaeon genome, CCATGGACATTTCGATCATGTTGCCGGGGTTTCTAGGCTTAGAGAAGAGTTCAACGCAGAATTCATGATACACGAGAGAGATCTTGAGATAGCTTTAAGAGCTCATGATATAGCACTACGATATCTTAATATAGAGATTCCTAGAGTTCCTAAGCCAGATCGCTTTATTAGAGAGGGAGATCTCATTAGAGTGGGAGATTCGAGGATCGAGGTAATTGAAACACCGGGGCATAGTCCTGGTAGTGTGTCTCTGATTCTGAGAGAAAGCTCTAGTGGTAGACTTAGAATATTCACGGGAGACACTCTCTTCAAGGATAGTATTGGAAGAGTAGATATCCCTGGAGCATCTCCTGAGATGATGAGAGAAAGTCTTAGAAAGATAATCAGTCTTCCAAGAGATACTCTGGTATACCCTGGACATGGTGCTGAGACGGTTCTCGGGAGAGAGATCGAGAGAAATAATGTGCTGAGAAGTTTCTTAGAAGATCTCTAGAGAGATCATAAGAGATGTGATAGCGTGTAGGATCCAGATATTCTCAGCATGAGATTCTATATCTACTCCGACCTCTCCGATCTCAGGGTGTGAGGTTCTCAGGTTATTATAATCTCTTCGCATATGCCGAGGATTTTCCAGTTTAATGCTTATATACTTTTCTAGTAGAAATCTAGATGGTGCGAACACATGTTCGCACGTCCTCTCTTCTCTATCAAGGTGCTGGACATGCTACTCATAGTATACATCATGCTATCTCTAGCACTACCCTATATACTGTCTGGAGATAGAAGTCTGATAACTTTTCTAGTCTACGTGATCCTAACATTAGCTGCTATGATCACTGCCTTCGCTCGTTTGAGGAGGTGGAGTGAGATTGATTGAATTAGTTGTAGTGCTAGTAGGATATCTACTGCTACTAGGATTTGTATCTCTATGGAGTAGGATCCGAACTAGAGTAGGAGATCCTGTGGATTACTTCATAGCTAGTAGAGGGCTTACAGGTTTCATCTCGGCGATGACTTATGCTACTACTACTTATAGTGCTTTTATGATGGTGGGTTTGGTAGGGCTCTCCTATGCTACTGGTGTAGGTGCTCTGGTGTTCGAGCTTTCTTATCTGATATCAACGATAGCAATACTATCTATTGTAGGCGTGAGAATATGGGAGATTTCTAGGGAGAGAGGGTATATAACTCCTACACAACTGCTTAGAGATATGTATGGTTCTTACTGGGCTACTGTTTTCGTGGTTTTCATGATCGCGATCGCTTTAATACCTTATTCATCTGTTCAGATAATAGGTCCTGCCGTGATACTCTCAGGTATAAGTCGTGGTGCGATTGATTATCAGACTGCTGCTACTATATCCGCTATAGTGATAATTCTGACAACTCTAACAGCTGGGATGAGATCGATTGCTTGGACTGATGCTGTTCAGGGTTTTATAATGATATTCTCGGCAGTAGCATTCCTATTATGGCTTGCTGTCAGACTGCCTCCGGAAGCTATATCATCTCTAGGAGATCTAGGGCTTTTAAGTCCTCTAAACAGCTTCTGGACTCCATATACTCTGATAGCCTATACAACACCTTGGATATTCTTTGCGATAACTAATCCACAGGTTTTCCAGAAACTATACATACCTAAGGATAGAAGAGCTTATACTAGGATGGTTCTATACTTCTCGATATTCGGACTGGCGTACACTATAATATCTGTTCTAGTAGGGTTAATAGCTAGAGGACTTGAGGAGACAGGAGTTCTAGATATTAGAATAGATAGGGATTGGAATAAGGTCACACCACAGCTTCTAAGCAGTACACCAATAATACTCACAGCTTTAGTAGGCATATCTATAATAGCTGCTGCAACAACTACCATCAACTCTATAATACTCACTATATCATCTATGATCTCTTACGACACACCTGTTCCAGAGAGGATTAAACTGTTAATAGGCAAGATAATGGTTGTGATCCTAACATTAATCGTATATCTCTTCGCTCTAGCTAGACCGGGATTTGTGGTAGATCTTGCGGTGGCATCTTCTACAATACTTCTACCACTACTACCTCTATATCTATTCTCGATATATGGGCGTGCTAACAAGATCTCGTATATAGCAACTGTATTCATATGCCTGCCACTATCTCTCTACATGGTTCTAGCCAGGGTGGTGACAGCTTATATTCCAAGAGAGCTGGTTATACTGCTGCTCTCGTTAATAGTTTATCTAGTAGCACTGTTGCCCAGCAGGATTCTAGGTAGATCTGCTAGAAGATAGTTTTATCTTTTTATGTTGCAAGTATCATGCGATCCTTCTTCTGATAATAAAGGGTGTTATCAGGAGATCAATCCCAGGCTTGAGAGTATTATGAGTAGTAGAAATGTTGAGACACTTATAAGAATATTATCATCTATAGGATTAAACTCGTAGTGTTCTATGAATGATGCTACTGCTGCCACAGGAATACCCCATAACCCTATATAGTAGTAAGATATTGAAGCACACACTATAAACATGGCTAGATTACCCCACCAAGATTTAGTTCTCTTCCTATACAGAGTGTTTCTCACAAAACCTGTGGCAGCATCTCCGAAGGACATGAATAGAACTGGTATAATACCGTACAAAGGTGTTCCGAAGAAGATCCATGAAACCGCTATTATAAGACCCCATGCTATGCAGAAATTAACCTCATACATGTTATCCTCAACCTGGTACCAGTAGAGGAGTTTTCCAGTTCTATGAGGAATCCAATTCATTATTGCGAGAGCTAGTGCGAGGATCATAGGTAGAAGTGGTGATGTGAAGAAGATCGGAACTAGAAGAGCTACAACACCTCCGGCAAACACGTGGATTATCTTCCTATTATAGTACACGATCACATTATGAGGCATGTTTCTCCTAGATAGAATGCTATACACAAGCTTCGTAGCATAGACAACAGCTAGAACATATATGAGGAGAGCTATAGAGTATGCTGTCTCTGAAAACATATTAGATGGTATCAGACGCGATATATAGGTTTCCAGGAGACTCATGACACCACCTTTTCAGACCCTGATATATTCTAGTAGAATATTTATTAATCTCAACAGTCAAAACCTAAGCCTAACGAGATCCAGGATATAAGATGTTTAAAAACATTCATGAGATCTTATGAAGCCGCGGCCGGGATTTGAACCCGGGACCTCTGCCTTACCAGGGCAGCGCTCTACCAGGCTGAGCTACCGCGGCACGTCCACATATACTTTAGAGCTAGAGCTTTTATATCTGATATCTCTTCTCTACTTCTCGTACGCGATCTCTCCATCTATGTATACTCTTCTTATATTTAATTTCTCGTCTAGAGCAATTAGATCTGCTCTGAATCTTCTTTCGATTCTTCCGATCATGAACTTGTTATCAGCATTAATACTTCTAGCAGGAGTAAGACTACTCATTCTCGAAGCATCTGCCAGGCTGAAGCCTAGGTCTATGATGTTTCTGAATGCTTTTATCATTGTTAGAGTGCTTCCTGCTAGAGTATCTCTGTCGGCTAGTTTTGCAACTCCTTTCTCAACTCTAACTCTTAAACCTCCTAACTCGTATACTCCGTCTTCAAGTCCTGTTGCTGATATGGAATCTGTTACTAGAGCTATTCTATCAGCTCCTGCATATCTGATCAAGAGTTTAACTACTGAGGGGTGGAGGTGTATCATGTCGGCTATGATCTCTAGAAAGACTTTCTCTGATTCTAGAAGAGCTAGAGAGATCCCTGGATCTCTATGATGGAATCTTCTCATAGCATTGAGAAAATGAGTTGCTTTAGAAATACCAGCTCTAACAGCTTCAACACCTATCTCGTAAGATGCATTAGTATGTCCTGCGCTAGCTACTACACCGTGTTCTCTTACGTATCTTATAAATTCTATGCCTCCTTCAATTTCAGGGGCTATAGTTATCTGAGAGATCAAACCTTTTGAGGCGTTCCAGTACTCTCTAAATTCTGATGCTCTAGGAATTCTAATATGATCAGGGTTTTGAGCGCCGGCCATTTCTCTAGATATGTAAGGACCTTCAAGATGAATACCTAGAATCCTGGCGCTAGAACCGGGTTTTCTCGAGTCTGCATACTTTCTAATACTTTCACAAGCTTTTACAAGTATTTCATGAGGAGCTGTGACTGTTGTGGGTGTGAGAGATGTCACACCATATCTGATGATTCTTCTAGAGATCTCTTCTAAGGTTTCCGGAGTTGGATCCTGTGTTATGTCTAGTCCTTCTATACCGTGTGTGTGGGTGTCTACGAATCCTGGGATGATTATCATGCTATCGAGGTCTTCTGAAGATCCGAGGTTTGTGTTCGGAGATCCTTCGCCTACATCTTTTATAAATCCTCTCTCGATAACTATGAATCCTCTCTCAATAATTTTCTCGGGTGTTGCGATCTTTATTCTTCGAAGAATATGCATTATCTCTCCCAGAAATCTGGTGATTCGATTATAAAAAGGATTGGATATAGATCATGTCTCACAGATCTTCTGTAGATCAGGCAGCCACCGCTTCAGCATCTCTCAGCAGTGGTCTTTGTTCATCATCAAGAGATAATATGATACAACTATATAAAATCTTGTTATAAACAATCTCTGGTGTGGCGCTCTTGAGAGTGTATCCTCGTTATTCTATAACTAGTGTGGGAGCTATACTAGTAAGAGGAGAAAAGATTCTTCTCGTGAGAAGAGGGTTTCCTCCGGCTAAGGGTATGTGGTCTATTCCTGGAGGTGTTGTTGAAGCTGGTGAGAGGATCCTGGATGCCGCTAGGAGAGAGCTTGCGGAGGAGACAGGACTTGAAGCAGAGCCTCTTGGTGTGATGTTCATAGTTAATGTGGTCGTTAGAGATAGAATTGGTAGGGTTTTATATCATTATACGATACTTGATGTGCTCTTCGATGAGAAGAGTTTGAGAGGATCTCTTAGAGCTGGTGGTGATGCTTCTGAGGTATCATGGCTGGATCTAGAGGAGGTTTTAAGAAGAGAAGATGTGGCTAGAGGTACTAGAGCTGTGGCTAGTATGCTTGTGTCTAGAGGGAGAGATATTATGAAGACGCCAGTGTTAAACCTTGTAGAAGTAGAAGATTTTGAAGAAGCTTGAGTATATCTCGAGAAATATATTGAGAAGAGGTTTTTCATAAGCCTTACTCCGGCTGATAGATTGATTAGTACTGCAGTCAGCTGTGAATAGCATGGTCAGGCTTTTAGTGGGGTTGTCATCATGTTGCTACTGCTTTCGGTGTTTATTGTATTAGGTTGAGAAGATATATGGTGTGGAAGATATCTCGTATGTGTTGTATGATGTTAGATCTTTTACATGTTTAAGTTGGTGATCTCTAGAATCTTATTTAATATGCTTCTTATCATAAGATTTTTTCTTGAAGTGGTTGTCATGGCTCGTGAGTATAAGTATGTGAAGAAGATCGGTCGTGTACCTGCTCTGGGTATGGGGACTTGGGGTATTGGCGGGGGTGCGTGGAGTCCTGATTATAGTAGGGATAGGGAGAGTGTTGAGGTTCTCAGAAGAGGTTTTGAGCTGGGTATAACTCT is a window encoding:
- a CDS encoding MBL fold metallo-hydrolase; this encodes MRIYRWVVGPLRTNCYMIESLNEALIIDPGWHEGLDDMIRIIRSRSLKLIGFIATHGHFDHVAGVSRLREEFNAEFMIHERDLEIALRAHDIALRYLNIEIPRVPKPDRFIREGDLIRVGDSRIEVIETPGHSPGSVSLILRESSSGRLRIFTGDTLFKDSIGRVDIPGASPEMMRESLRKIISLPRDTLVYPGHGAETVLGREIERNNVLRSFLEDL
- a CDS encoding sodium:solute symporter family protein gives rise to the protein MIELVVVLVGYLLLLGFVSLWSRIRTRVGDPVDYFIASRGLTGFISAMTYATTTYSAFMMVGLVGLSYATGVGALVFELSYLISTIAILSIVGVRIWEISRERGYITPTQLLRDMYGSYWATVFVVFMIAIALIPYSSVQIIGPAVILSGISRGAIDYQTAATISAIVIILTTLTAGMRSIAWTDAVQGFIMIFSAVAFLLWLAVRLPPEAISSLGDLGLLSPLNSFWTPYTLIAYTTPWIFFAITNPQVFQKLYIPKDRRAYTRMVLYFSIFGLAYTIISVLVGLIARGLEETGVLDIRIDRDWNKVTPQLLSSTPIILTALVGISIIAAATTTINSIILTISSMISYDTPVPERIKLLIGKIMVVILTLIVYLFALARPGFVVDLAVASSTILLPLLPLYLFSIYGRANKISYIATVFICLPLSLYMVLARVVTAYIPRELVILLLSLIVYLVALLPSRILGRSARR
- a CDS encoding dolichol kinase; this encodes MSLLETYISRLIPSNMFSETAYSIALLIYVLAVVYATKLVYSILSRRNMPHNVIVYYNRKIIHVFAGGVVALLVPIFFTSPLLPMILALALAIMNWIPHRTGKLLYWYQVEDNMYEVNFCIAWGLIIAVSWIFFGTPLYGIIPVLFMSFGDAATGFVRNTLYRKRTKSWWGNLAMFIVCASISYYYIGLWGIPVAAVASFIEHYEFNPIDDNILISVSTFLLLIILSSLGLIS
- the nagA gene encoding N-acetylglucosamine-6-phosphate deacetylase; this encodes MHILRRIKIATPEKIIERGFIVIERGFIKDVGEGSPNTNLGSSEDLDSMIIIPGFVDTHTHGIEGLDITQDPTPETLEEISRRIIRYGVTSLTPTTVTAPHEILVKACESIRKYADSRKPGSSARILGIHLEGPYISREMAGAQNPDHIRIPRASEFREYWNASKGLISQITIAPEIEGGIEFIRYVREHGVVASAGHTNASYEIGVEAVRAGISKATHFLNAMRRFHHRDPGISLALLESEKVFLEIIADMIHLHPSVVKLLIRYAGADRIALVTDSISATGLEDGVYELGGLRVRVEKGVAKLADRDTLAGSTLTMIKAFRNIIDLGFSLADASRMSSLTPARSINADNKFMIGRIERRFRADLIALDEKLNIRRVYIDGEIAYEK
- a CDS encoding NUDIX hydrolase, which produces MYPRYSITSVGAILVRGEKILLVRRGFPPAKGMWSIPGGVVEAGERILDAARRELAEETGLEAEPLGVMFIVNVVVRDRIGRVLYHYTILDVLFDEKSLRGSLRAGGDASEVSWLDLEEVLRREDVARGTRAVASMLVSRGRDIMKTPVLNLVEVEDFEEA